In a single window of the Sorangium aterium genome:
- a CDS encoding DUF1552 domain-containing protein — protein MMKNLNRRVFLRGLGGAVVAAPFLGSVAERDAEAQSAGGGAPKRLIVLFTHYGCLTNRWFPKKSHGELTAADYEATTLKHLAPFAKKLLMPRGIRAMNEWSFGRTHGQNNDPHGQVMGSYFTCYPVTPESDKFNAKSTGRSLDHIAAEQVNPNGAAPLVMQIGGVRQDSFSNFSYDQPKQIFPGIGSPTTIYNNLTGLFGQGPVSQDTYKVARGKSVIDVVREDLESFERVRMSKADKQRLSDWKDLLHQTTNTVRAQCSAAQAEALGLTAQSVQAASQGGGLGVDLSKSTNVMMDLAVLSAICDQNRVIFMKFPGGVTFKWGGINHSKDSHGISHRVGDANMGGDCVPGVIEMIHEIDDWYAKKFAYLVGRLDSIDEGDRKLLDNTATVWFQEDSDGNSHNLNNLPILQAGDCGGYFKVGQAVNVEGGKADLAVGSSEAACGPGQTKLDFAAIDGTGTPPDVATQPINKYFCNLLNAIGVKAGADGFPAIGGSAEVTCFGKHDDTKLFVSENNPVSIKDPGEFKMLRANG, from the coding sequence ATGATGAAGAACCTCAACCGAAGAGTATTCCTCCGAGGCCTGGGTGGAGCTGTCGTCGCTGCACCTTTCCTGGGCTCTGTCGCCGAGCGTGACGCGGAGGCGCAGTCGGCCGGCGGCGGCGCCCCGAAGCGGCTGATCGTGCTCTTCACGCACTATGGCTGCCTGACGAACCGTTGGTTCCCGAAGAAGTCCCACGGCGAATTGACCGCCGCCGATTACGAGGCGACGACGCTCAAGCACCTCGCTCCCTTTGCAAAGAAGCTCCTGATGCCCCGTGGCATCCGGGCGATGAACGAGTGGAGCTTCGGGCGGACCCACGGCCAGAACAATGACCCGCACGGTCAGGTCATGGGGTCGTATTTCACCTGCTACCCGGTGACGCCCGAGAGCGACAAGTTCAACGCGAAGTCGACCGGGCGGTCGCTCGATCACATCGCCGCGGAGCAGGTCAACCCCAACGGCGCGGCTCCCCTCGTGATGCAGATCGGCGGGGTGCGGCAGGATTCTTTCTCCAATTTCTCGTACGACCAGCCCAAGCAGATCTTCCCTGGCATCGGGTCTCCGACGACGATCTACAACAACCTCACGGGCCTCTTCGGTCAAGGCCCCGTGTCGCAGGATACGTACAAGGTGGCCCGCGGCAAGAGCGTGATCGACGTCGTGCGGGAGGATCTGGAGTCCTTCGAGAGGGTCAGGATGAGCAAGGCGGACAAGCAGCGGCTCTCCGACTGGAAGGACCTCCTCCACCAGACGACGAACACGGTCAGGGCCCAGTGCAGCGCCGCCCAGGCAGAGGCGCTCGGTTTGACGGCCCAGTCCGTGCAGGCGGCCTCGCAGGGGGGTGGCCTCGGCGTCGACCTGTCGAAGTCGACGAACGTCATGATGGACCTCGCGGTGCTCTCGGCCATCTGCGACCAGAACCGCGTCATCTTCATGAAGTTCCCCGGGGGCGTCACGTTCAAGTGGGGTGGCATCAACCACTCGAAGGACTCCCATGGCATTTCCCACCGCGTCGGCGACGCCAACATGGGCGGGGACTGCGTTCCTGGTGTCATCGAGATGATTCACGAGATCGACGACTGGTACGCGAAGAAGTTCGCCTACCTCGTCGGTCGGCTCGACAGCATCGACGAGGGCGACCGGAAGCTCCTCGACAACACCGCGACCGTCTGGTTCCAGGAAGACTCCGACGGCAACAGCCACAACCTCAACAACCTCCCGATCCTCCAGGCGGGGGACTGCGGCGGCTACTTCAAGGTGGGCCAGGCCGTGAACGTCGAAGGTGGCAAGGCTGACCTGGCCGTCGGCAGCAGCGAGGCTGCCTGCGGACCGGGCCAGACGAAGCTCGACTTCGCCGCGATCGATGGCACAGGGACTCCGCCGGATGTCGCCACGCAGCCGATCAACAAATACTTCTGCAACCTGCTGAACGCCATCGGGGTGAAGGCTGGCGCGGACGGCTTCCCGGCGATCGGCGGCTCGGCAGAGGTGACCTGCTTCGGCAAGCACGACGACACAAAGCTCTTCGTCAGCGAGAACAACCCAGTGTCCATCAAGGATCCTGGTGAGTTCAAGATGCTCCGCGCGAACGGCTGA
- a CDS encoding sulfurtransferase: MSDPFLVPPGPLVDAAWLAAHAGDPRVRVVDCRWYLGGRRGVDEYARGHIPGAVHLDVDADLSSPAHGGPGRHPLPDAAAFARVLGRIGVAPGSVVVGYDDAGGAIAARLWWLLRYFGHPGGRVLDGGLQAWTSAGHPLSTEAPSFASAPTMDLAAGGAPVADKAAVDRLRRDSAAVILDARARERYEGQTEPVDARPGHIPGARSAPFVENLIAPGGAFRERAELERRYRDLGALDAATVVCYCGSGVTACHDLLALATLGREDAILYEGSWSDWARDAALPAARGPEP; the protein is encoded by the coding sequence ATGAGCGATCCCTTCCTCGTGCCCCCCGGTCCGCTCGTCGATGCCGCCTGGCTCGCAGCGCACGCGGGCGATCCCCGCGTCCGCGTCGTCGACTGCCGCTGGTACCTCGGCGGTCGCCGCGGCGTCGACGAGTACGCCCGCGGCCACATCCCTGGCGCCGTCCACCTCGACGTCGATGCCGATCTCTCCAGCCCGGCGCACGGAGGACCAGGCCGCCACCCGCTCCCCGACGCGGCGGCGTTCGCGCGCGTGCTCGGCCGGATCGGGGTGGCCCCAGGCTCGGTGGTCGTCGGCTACGACGACGCCGGTGGGGCCATCGCCGCCCGTCTCTGGTGGCTGCTGCGCTACTTCGGTCATCCCGGCGGGCGCGTGCTCGACGGCGGGCTCCAGGCGTGGACCTCCGCGGGACACCCCCTCTCGACCGAGGCACCCTCGTTCGCGTCAGCGCCCACCATGGATCTCGCCGCCGGCGGCGCCCCGGTCGCGGACAAGGCCGCTGTCGACAGGCTGCGCCGCGACTCCGCGGCGGTGATCCTCGATGCGCGCGCCCGCGAGCGCTACGAGGGGCAGACCGAGCCCGTCGATGCCCGCCCGGGCCACATCCCCGGCGCCCGCTCCGCCCCGTTCGTCGAGAACCTCATCGCCCCCGGGGGCGCCTTCCGCGAGCGCGCCGAGCTCGAGCGGCGCTATCGCGACCTCGGGGCGCTCGATGCAGCCACCGTGGTCTGCTACTGCGGCTCCGGCGTCACCGCCTGCCACGACCTCCTCGCCCTGGCGACGCTCGGCCGCGAGGACGCGATCCTCTACGAGGGGTCCTGGAGCGATTGGGCCCGCGACGCCGCCCTGCCCGCAGCCAGAGGCCCCGAGCCCTGA
- a CDS encoding arginase family protein yields MTPQEELALLLRPAAGGLYLVSTGRAQQLEVQRRLYGAATEEEVLARFRASLDRIAGARAVLLGVPSDVGAGFLRGSNMGPQAIRTALLDAFPGFPERAREVGLVDIGDVFVVPQLLHDDMLSEAQKAASRRALYPGVPEPAASRLPVSPLSIAERALDLVFSINPGVAPIVLGGDHSTALPVARALARARKRPWGIVQPDAHTDLLEERLGIAYCFATWSYHANELVGRGGRLTQVGVRASQKPREHWESRYGVRQFWAAECRADPAAALDAIVAHVKSTGVEGVYFSNDIDGTDAAYADATGTPEPDGLSPEFVVALIRRLGREVGLIGGDVMEVAPALQPTPESAARTVALAVRYLRETIEATVGRALA; encoded by the coding sequence ATGACCCCGCAAGAAGAGCTCGCGCTCCTGCTGCGTCCGGCGGCCGGAGGCCTCTACCTCGTCTCGACCGGCCGCGCGCAGCAGCTCGAGGTCCAGCGGAGGCTCTACGGTGCCGCGACCGAGGAGGAGGTCCTCGCGCGGTTCCGCGCGTCGCTCGACCGCATCGCCGGCGCGCGCGCCGTCTTGCTCGGCGTGCCCTCCGACGTCGGCGCGGGGTTCCTCCGCGGCTCCAACATGGGCCCGCAGGCCATCCGGACCGCGCTCCTCGACGCCTTCCCGGGCTTCCCCGAGCGGGCGCGCGAGGTCGGGCTCGTCGACATCGGCGACGTGTTCGTCGTTCCCCAGCTCCTGCACGACGACATGCTCTCGGAGGCGCAGAAGGCCGCGTCGCGCCGCGCGCTCTACCCTGGCGTGCCCGAGCCCGCGGCGTCGCGGCTGCCGGTCTCGCCGCTCTCCATCGCGGAGCGCGCGCTCGATCTCGTCTTCTCGATCAACCCGGGCGTCGCCCCCATCGTGCTCGGCGGCGATCACTCCACGGCCTTGCCGGTCGCGCGCGCGCTCGCCCGCGCGCGGAAGCGGCCGTGGGGCATCGTCCAGCCGGACGCGCACACCGATCTCCTCGAGGAGCGGCTCGGCATCGCGTACTGCTTCGCCACGTGGTCGTACCACGCGAACGAGCTTGTCGGGCGGGGCGGCCGGCTGACGCAGGTGGGGGTCCGCGCGTCGCAGAAGCCGCGCGAGCACTGGGAGAGCCGCTACGGCGTGCGCCAGTTCTGGGCGGCCGAGTGCCGCGCCGATCCGGCGGCGGCGCTCGACGCCATCGTGGCCCACGTGAAGAGCACCGGCGTCGAGGGCGTGTATTTCTCGAACGACATCGACGGCACGGACGCCGCGTACGCCGACGCCACGGGGACGCCGGAGCCGGACGGCCTGTCGCCCGAGTTCGTCGTGGCGCTCATCCGCCGGCTCGGGCGCGAGGTCGGCCTGATCGGCGGCGACGTCATGGAGGTCGCGCCCGCGCTCCAGCCGACGCCGGAGAGCGCGGCGCGCACGGTCGCGCTGGCGGTGCGCTACCTGCGCGAGACGATCGAGGCCACGGTCGGCCGCGCGCTCGCCTGA
- a CDS encoding histidine phosphatase family protein, which produces MDPLAHGLIAFRHAPVALSGVCYGRLDVAAELPPEAAAAAIERALHELCVRPGVVWSSRLSRCALPAAELAARLGVPRALDDRLVEISYGAWEGRAFSDIERDDPAAYAAWLDGWERVGPPGGESALEVESRVRSFWRELSAPRAPRGVDGVDVASDADVASRARPHLLVAHAGVLRALRVVARGASWPAAMSAPVPHLTAERFPLPASALSLAAP; this is translated from the coding sequence GTGGATCCCCTCGCCCACGGCCTCATCGCCTTCCGCCACGCCCCTGTCGCGCTCTCCGGCGTCTGCTACGGCCGCCTCGACGTCGCCGCGGAGCTCCCCCCGGAGGCTGCCGCGGCCGCGATCGAGCGCGCGCTCCACGAGCTCTGCGTCCGCCCCGGCGTGGTCTGGTCGTCGCGGCTCTCCCGCTGCGCGCTCCCGGCCGCCGAGCTCGCGGCGCGCCTCGGGGTGCCGCGCGCCCTCGACGATCGCCTCGTCGAGATCTCCTATGGCGCCTGGGAGGGGCGCGCCTTCTCGGACATCGAGCGCGACGACCCGGCCGCATACGCCGCGTGGCTCGACGGCTGGGAGCGCGTCGGGCCGCCCGGGGGCGAGTCGGCGCTCGAGGTCGAGTCCAGGGTGCGGTCGTTTTGGCGCGAGCTCAGCGCCCCGCGCGCGCCGCGCGGCGTGGACGGCGTGGACGTCGCGTCCGACGCGGACGTCGCGTCCCGCGCGCGCCCGCACCTCCTCGTCGCGCACGCGGGCGTGCTGCGCGCGCTCCGGGTCGTCGCGCGCGGCGCCAGCTGGCCCGCGGCGATGAGCGCGCCGGTCCCTCACCTCACGGCCGAGCGCTTCCCTCTGCCCGCGTCCGCCCTTTCGCTGGCGGCCCCCTGA
- a CDS encoding adenosylcobinamide-GDP ribazoletransferase, whose protein sequence is MTMPPVLRGARAAATFLTRVPVGGFPYAEADWRWASAWFPFVGAALGAAQAAVWLLVDRGGALVAASVTVALGLLLTGAFHEDGLADTADALGGALDRARIFEILKDSRIGAFGAAALIVVLVLRVALLARLDAAAPVALVLTQCLSRTPPIWLMVALPYVTQSGSRSRPVAQAALPQALLGSLWPALALAAAHAAGALTAAEAAGMLVAAAAAATICGLRFRARAGGLTGDFLGATQQIAECAALLALALVRGG, encoded by the coding sequence ATGACAATGCCGCCGGTGCTGCGCGGCGCCCGCGCAGCGGCGACCTTCCTCACGCGCGTCCCGGTCGGCGGCTTCCCCTACGCCGAGGCGGACTGGCGCTGGGCCTCGGCCTGGTTCCCGTTCGTGGGCGCCGCGCTCGGCGCCGCCCAGGCCGCGGTGTGGCTGCTCGTCGACCGGGGCGGCGCCCTCGTCGCGGCGAGCGTCACCGTGGCCCTCGGGCTGCTGCTGACCGGGGCATTCCACGAGGACGGCCTCGCGGACACGGCCGACGCGCTCGGCGGCGCGCTCGATCGCGCGCGGATCTTCGAGATCCTCAAGGACAGCCGCATCGGCGCGTTCGGCGCGGCGGCGCTGATCGTGGTCCTCGTGCTGCGCGTCGCCCTGCTCGCGCGGCTCGACGCAGCGGCGCCCGTCGCCCTCGTGCTGACGCAGTGCCTCTCGCGCACCCCGCCGATCTGGCTGATGGTCGCGCTGCCTTATGTCACCCAGAGCGGCTCGCGCAGCCGCCCGGTGGCGCAGGCGGCGCTCCCGCAGGCGCTGCTCGGCTCGCTCTGGCCGGCGCTCGCGCTCGCCGCGGCGCACGCCGCAGGGGCCCTCACGGCGGCCGAGGCGGCGGGCATGCTCGTCGCGGCCGCCGCCGCCGCGACGATCTGCGGCCTCCGCTTCCGCGCCCGCGCCGGCGGGCTCACGGGCGACTTCCTGGGCGCGACGCAGCAGATCGCCGAGTGCGCCGCGCTGCTCGCCCTCGCGCTCGTGCGGGGCGGCTGA
- the cobT gene encoding nicotinate-nucleotide--dimethylbenzimidazole phosphoribosyltransferase, which translates to MALSPHWVFPELDASAVGAARARQDTLTKPRGSLGVLEDLAVALAGIQGGPPASRPAAAVLFAADHPVVRHGVSAYPPEVTAAMVANFVRGGAAASVLCRNLGVELRVVDVGVAHPYERVDGGDGARLRRDPVADDPMGDLRIEDALSEAVYERALRAGAAEIDALGGDTRVVLLGDMGIGNTTAAAAMTALLLGLAPEDVVGAGTGVSGDALSRKVEVVRDATRRAQGASGVQRTDPHRVVQAVGGKEIAALVGAMARAIERRIAVLVDGFIVSAAALALVRMCAGARSGMLFAHRSAERGHAHVLAALDARPLLDLGMRLGEASAALAALPLLDAACALHAGMATFASASVPDRARPGTP; encoded by the coding sequence ATGGCTCTCTCGCCTCACTGGGTCTTTCCGGAGCTCGACGCGAGCGCGGTGGGCGCGGCGCGCGCGCGGCAGGACACGCTGACCAAGCCGCGCGGCAGCCTCGGCGTGCTCGAGGATCTCGCCGTGGCGCTCGCCGGCATCCAGGGCGGGCCGCCCGCGAGCCGGCCTGCGGCGGCGGTGCTCTTCGCCGCCGATCACCCTGTCGTCCGGCACGGCGTGTCGGCGTACCCGCCGGAGGTCACGGCGGCGATGGTGGCGAACTTCGTGCGCGGCGGCGCCGCCGCCAGCGTCCTCTGCCGGAACCTCGGCGTCGAGCTGCGGGTCGTGGACGTCGGCGTCGCCCACCCGTACGAGCGCGTCGACGGCGGCGATGGAGCGCGGCTGCGGCGCGATCCGGTCGCCGACGATCCCATGGGCGACCTGCGGATCGAGGACGCGCTCTCGGAGGCCGTCTACGAGCGCGCGCTCCGCGCGGGCGCCGCGGAGATCGACGCGCTCGGGGGCGACACGCGCGTCGTCCTGCTCGGCGACATGGGCATCGGCAACACGACGGCGGCGGCGGCCATGACGGCGCTGCTCCTCGGGCTCGCGCCGGAGGACGTCGTCGGCGCGGGGACCGGCGTCTCCGGCGACGCGCTGTCGCGCAAGGTCGAGGTCGTGCGCGACGCGACGCGGCGCGCGCAGGGCGCCTCGGGCGTCCAGCGCACCGATCCGCACCGCGTCGTGCAGGCGGTCGGCGGCAAGGAGATCGCCGCGCTGGTGGGCGCCATGGCGCGGGCGATCGAGCGGCGGATCGCGGTGCTCGTCGACGGCTTCATCGTCTCGGCGGCAGCGCTCGCGCTCGTCCGGATGTGCGCCGGGGCGCGATCGGGCATGCTCTTCGCCCACCGCTCGGCCGAGCGCGGCCACGCCCACGTCCTCGCGGCGCTCGACGCGCGCCCCTTGCTGGACCTCGGGATGCGGCTCGGCGAGGCGAGCGCGGCGCTGGCCGCGCTGCCCCTCCTCGACGCGGCCTGCGCCCTCCACGCCGGCATGGCGACGTTCGCGAGCGCGAGCGTGCCCGATCGCGCGCGGCCCGGGACTCCATGA
- a CDS encoding acyl-CoA dehydrogenase family protein: MWQPFTEEHQQFRKTVRAFAEKELAPHVEEWEASECFPNWVFKRAGELGILGAHFPEEHGGAGLDYWFSAAKAEELVRCTMAGVSMGLLVQSDMATPVISDIGTKEQIEEFLKPALAGDKIAALGVSEPAAGSDVAGIRTIARKEGDDYVLNGQKTFITNGTRADFVTLLAKTSPDRGAHGCSFFLVPTALRGFSVAKKLKKIGNKSSDTAELFLEDVRVPGRYLLGEPDQGFAYLMQNFQTERLVAAVSAIASSFMTLDGTVEYGRERVAFGKPIIKRESWQHKLVDLYTRCEAARAFAYKCVDHYNDERYVRKVPISFDTVKLISMAKILAGDVANDVVDTCLQFHGGWGYIEDFPIARAWRDQRLLRIGGGTTETMKYYLAKLMNF, encoded by the coding sequence ATGTGGCAGCCGTTCACGGAAGAACATCAGCAGTTCAGGAAGACGGTGCGGGCCTTCGCAGAGAAGGAGCTCGCTCCTCATGTGGAGGAGTGGGAGGCGTCGGAGTGCTTTCCCAACTGGGTGTTCAAGCGCGCCGGCGAGCTCGGGATCCTGGGCGCGCACTTCCCGGAGGAGCACGGCGGCGCCGGGCTCGACTACTGGTTCTCGGCGGCCAAGGCCGAGGAGCTCGTGCGCTGCACGATGGCGGGCGTCTCGATGGGGCTGCTCGTGCAGAGCGACATGGCGACCCCGGTGATCAGCGACATCGGCACGAAGGAGCAGATCGAGGAGTTCCTCAAGCCGGCGCTCGCGGGCGACAAGATCGCCGCGCTCGGCGTCTCCGAGCCGGCGGCCGGCAGCGACGTGGCCGGGATCCGGACGATCGCGCGCAAGGAGGGCGATGATTACGTGCTGAACGGGCAGAAGACCTTCATCACGAACGGGACGCGCGCCGATTTCGTGACGTTGCTCGCCAAGACGTCGCCGGACAGGGGCGCCCACGGCTGCTCGTTCTTCCTCGTGCCGACGGCGCTCCGCGGCTTCAGCGTCGCGAAGAAGCTGAAGAAGATCGGCAACAAGTCCTCGGACACCGCGGAGCTCTTCCTGGAGGACGTGCGGGTGCCGGGGCGCTACCTGCTCGGCGAGCCCGATCAGGGCTTCGCGTACCTGATGCAGAACTTCCAGACCGAGCGGCTGGTCGCTGCGGTGAGCGCGATCGCGAGCTCGTTCATGACGCTCGACGGCACGGTCGAGTACGGGCGCGAGCGGGTGGCGTTTGGCAAGCCGATCATCAAGCGCGAGTCGTGGCAGCACAAGCTCGTGGACCTGTACACGCGCTGCGAGGCGGCGCGCGCGTTCGCGTACAAGTGCGTCGACCACTACAACGACGAGCGGTACGTGCGGAAGGTGCCGATCAGCTTCGACACGGTGAAGCTCATCTCGATGGCGAAGATCCTGGCCGGCGACGTGGCGAACGACGTCGTGGACACCTGCCTGCAGTTCCACGGCGGCTGGGGCTACATCGAGGACTTCCCGATCGCGCGCGCCTGGCGCGATCAGCGGCTCCTCCGCATCGGCGGCGGGACGACCGAGACGATGAAGTACTACCTGGCAAAGCTGATGAACTTCTGA
- a CDS encoding RimK family alpha-L-glutamate ligase: MRLLVLSRNASLYSTSRIVLAGRARGHDVSVIDPLDFQIVVSRGRPSLLVGGSAVPRFDIVIPRIGASITNYGLAVVRQFDLMGVPVLNGAVSIARSRDKLRALQLLTRRKLNVPITVCARSPAGVEAALSLVGGCPAIVKLQQGTQGIGTMLAETPHAVHALLETFWAMGQDIVLQEYVRESKGRDIRVIVVGGRVVASMRRVAKPGEFRSNLHRGGKGDRVKLPRAYRSVAIRAAKAMGLEVAGVDMLEARSGPKILEINSSPGLEGIERASGVDVAGAIITYAERYAAEQRGLSRRTLEARIAEVIHDERMPAPRRLSRAAAENGAGASRRKATALTGGRGARRALS, encoded by the coding sequence ATGCGACTCCTCGTCCTGTCCCGCAACGCGTCCCTCTATTCGACGAGCCGGATCGTGCTCGCGGGGCGCGCGCGTGGTCACGACGTCAGCGTCATCGATCCGCTCGATTTCCAGATCGTCGTGTCGCGCGGTCGCCCGTCGTTGCTCGTCGGTGGTTCGGCGGTGCCCCGCTTCGACATCGTGATCCCGCGCATCGGCGCCAGCATCACGAACTACGGCCTCGCCGTCGTCCGCCAGTTCGATCTCATGGGCGTTCCCGTCCTGAACGGCGCCGTCTCGATCGCGAGGAGCCGCGACAAGCTGCGCGCGCTCCAGCTGCTCACGCGCCGCAAGCTCAACGTGCCGATCACCGTGTGCGCCCGGAGCCCGGCCGGCGTCGAGGCGGCGCTCTCGCTCGTCGGCGGCTGCCCCGCGATCGTGAAGCTCCAGCAGGGGACCCAGGGCATCGGCACCATGCTCGCCGAGACGCCCCACGCCGTGCACGCGCTGCTCGAGACGTTCTGGGCCATGGGCCAGGACATCGTGCTCCAGGAGTACGTGCGCGAGTCGAAGGGGCGCGACATCCGGGTCATCGTCGTCGGCGGCCGCGTGGTCGCCTCGATGCGCCGCGTCGCCAAGCCGGGCGAGTTCCGCTCGAACCTCCACCGCGGCGGCAAGGGCGATCGGGTGAAGCTGCCGCGCGCCTACCGGAGCGTCGCGATCCGCGCCGCGAAGGCGATGGGCCTCGAGGTCGCCGGCGTCGACATGCTCGAGGCGCGCTCCGGGCCGAAGATCCTCGAGATCAACAGCTCGCCCGGCCTGGAGGGGATCGAGCGCGCGAGCGGCGTCGACGTCGCGGGCGCGATCATCACCTACGCCGAGCGGTACGCGGCGGAGCAGCGCGGCCTCAGCCGCCGCACGCTCGAGGCGAGGATCGCCGAGGTGATCCACGACGAGCGCATGCCGGCGCCGCGGCGGCTCAGCCGCGCGGCGGCGGAGAACGGGGCGGGCGCGAGCCGCCGGAAGGCCACGGCGCTCACCGGCGGGAGGGGCGCGCGGAGGGCCCTCTCGTGA
- a CDS encoding enoyl-CoA hydratase/isomerase family protein — protein sequence MTLRVEAAGDAVVLTIDRLERRNAIDSDLASRLGEAIRRASADPRVRGVVLTATSSDVFVAGGDIRELHALAAGGAEGGEVLRLFEGLSAFEESEVPIVAAVQGDALGGGCELLLLCDFVIVEVHAALSFRHVKMGLSPAWGGLTRLCERVGPLAAARLLLTAERIDAAEALRIGLVSEVVPTGAARSRAIAQVGRIAEGPRASVAAMKRSLREVREALRASAAEVERRAFAEQWNGPEHRRAMDTFLSKK from the coding sequence GTGACCCTGCGGGTCGAGGCGGCCGGCGATGCGGTCGTCCTGACCATCGATCGTCTCGAGCGCAGGAACGCCATCGACAGCGACCTCGCGAGCCGCCTCGGCGAGGCGATCCGCCGCGCCAGCGCCGACCCGCGCGTGCGCGGCGTCGTGCTCACCGCGACGAGCAGCGACGTCTTCGTGGCGGGCGGCGACATCCGCGAGCTCCACGCGCTCGCCGCCGGCGGCGCGGAGGGGGGCGAGGTCCTCCGGCTGTTCGAGGGCCTCTCTGCCTTCGAGGAGAGCGAGGTGCCGATCGTCGCCGCGGTGCAGGGCGACGCGCTGGGAGGCGGCTGCGAGCTCTTGCTGCTCTGCGATTTCGTCATCGTCGAGGTGCACGCCGCGCTCTCGTTCCGGCACGTCAAGATGGGCCTGTCCCCGGCCTGGGGCGGGCTGACGCGGCTCTGCGAGCGGGTGGGGCCGCTCGCGGCGGCGCGGCTGCTCCTGACGGCGGAGAGGATCGACGCCGCAGAGGCGCTCCGCATCGGCCTCGTGAGCGAGGTCGTCCCCACGGGCGCGGCGCGGAGCCGGGCGATCGCGCAGGTCGGCCGCATCGCCGAGGGCCCGCGCGCGTCGGTCGCGGCCATGAAGCGGTCCCTGCGCGAGGTGCGCGAGGCGCTGCGCGCCTCCGCCGCCGAGGTCGAGCGACGGGCGTTCGCCGAGCAGTGGAACGGCCCGGAGCACCGGCGTGCGATGGATACGTTCCTGAGCAAGAAGTGA